The following proteins are encoded in a genomic region of Enterocloster clostridioformis:
- a CDS encoding HAMP domain-containing sensor histidine kinase: protein MRRRTNHKPLGTMTLILTAGIFLIMLTVMTLQGFLMYLYWRIFYQANIPIPQFWRPIPLLAVLSAVVGAGLTLLLSRIPLKPIRDLIEAINQLADGNFKVRIHLDLNREFERLSESFNRMAQELENTELLRSDFINNFSHEFKTPIVSLRGFAKILKNDGLTKEERDEYLDIIISESNRLSQLSTNVLNLSKIEKMSILSDMESFDLSEEVRQSVLLLESKWQKKQLELFIDLDELEYRGNKALLNQVWINLIDNAIKFSPQNGKIKLKLHKKKDQVVFQILDNGCGMDEETKNHIFDRFYQGDSSHTAEGNGIGLTVVEKIVHLHKGQIRVISEAGIGTTFTVNLPIIPPPSAL from the coding sequence ATGAGACGCAGGACAAACCATAAACCGCTGGGAACCATGACCCTCATACTGACCGCAGGCATCTTCTTAATCATGCTCACGGTCATGACCCTGCAGGGATTTTTGATGTACCTTTACTGGAGGATTTTCTACCAGGCCAATATCCCCATTCCCCAGTTCTGGCGCCCCATTCCCCTGCTGGCCGTGCTCAGCGCCGTGGTTGGGGCCGGCCTTACCCTGCTCCTGAGCCGCATTCCTCTCAAACCCATACGGGACCTGATTGAAGCCATCAACCAGCTGGCGGACGGCAACTTCAAGGTGCGCATCCACCTGGATCTGAACCGTGAATTTGAACGTCTCTCCGAAAGCTTTAACCGCATGGCCCAGGAACTGGAGAACACGGAGCTGCTGCGCTCTGACTTCATCAATAATTTTTCCCATGAATTCAAGACTCCCATCGTATCCCTGAGAGGCTTTGCCAAAATATTAAAAAACGACGGCCTCACAAAGGAGGAACGGGACGAATATCTGGACATTATCATAAGTGAATCCAACCGCCTGTCCCAGCTCTCCACTAATGTGCTGAACCTGTCCAAGATAGAAAAAATGAGCATACTGTCCGATATGGAGTCCTTTGACCTGTCGGAAGAAGTACGCCAGTCCGTCCTGCTGCTGGAATCAAAATGGCAGAAAAAGCAACTGGAACTGTTTATTGATTTGGACGAACTGGAATACCGCGGAAATAAGGCCCTCCTAAACCAGGTATGGATCAATCTGATTGACAACGCCATCAAATTTTCTCCTCAGAACGGAAAGATAAAGCTGAAGCTGCATAAGAAGAAGGACCAGGTGGTATTCCAGATTCTGGACAATGGATGCGGCATGGATGAGGAGACGAAAAACCACATATTTGACCGTTTCTACCAGGGAGACAGTTCCCATACCGCAGAGGGAAACGGCATCGGCCTCACGGTGGTGGAAAAAATCGTGCACCTGCACAAAGGGCAAATCCGGGTCATCAGCGAGGCAGGTATCGGCACCACCTTTACAGTAAACCTCCCCATTATCCCGCCTCCTTCTGCCCTGTAA
- the mmsB gene encoding multiple monosaccharide ABC transporter permease: MDKKKTVNIDMKQYGMVLALIAVFLIFAVMTGGKNMSPANINNLIMQNGYVVILAVGMLLCVLTGNIDLGVGSIVALCGATVGILMIDYHTNMWVAILAALAVGVLAGMFVGLFVSKLSIPPFIVTLATMLMGRGLTYTLLKAQTKGPLPTSYTYIGAGFLPTMKIPFGNGTLDVVSIIVAGIATVLVIMAELKSINTKKKYGFPINPLWQIIIKEAVILMIVWFFFYKLSRYNGIPFVLVIMGVLVGLYHFITSKTVAGRQIYALGGNAKAAKLSGINTEKVFFWVYTNMGILSAIAGIVLSARNASATPKAGDGFEMDAIASCYIGGAATSGGIGTIIGAVVGAFIMGILNNGMSLYGWSTDIQKIVKGAVLLGAVTVDLLSKRKKG; the protein is encoded by the coding sequence ATGGATAAGAAGAAAACAGTTAATATTGATATGAAGCAGTATGGCATGGTACTTGCTTTAATCGCGGTGTTCTTGATTTTCGCAGTCATGACCGGCGGAAAGAATATGTCGCCGGCCAACATCAACAACCTGATCATGCAGAACGGATATGTGGTCATCCTGGCAGTCGGTATGCTGTTATGTGTGCTGACAGGCAACATCGACCTGGGTGTCGGCTCCATCGTGGCCCTGTGCGGCGCAACCGTAGGCATCCTGATGATTGACTACCACACCAATATGTGGGTCGCCATCCTGGCTGCCCTGGCAGTAGGCGTTCTGGCCGGTATGTTCGTGGGGCTGTTCGTATCCAAGCTGAGCATCCCGCCCTTTATCGTGACCCTGGCAACCATGCTTATGGGACGCGGACTTACATACACCCTGTTAAAGGCCCAGACAAAGGGACCCCTTCCCACCAGCTATACTTACATCGGCGCAGGCTTCCTGCCAACCATGAAAATTCCCTTTGGAAACGGCACCCTGGACGTGGTTTCCATTATTGTGGCAGGCATTGCCACGGTACTGGTGATCATGGCAGAGCTTAAGAGCATTAACACCAAGAAGAAATATGGTTTCCCCATCAACCCATTGTGGCAGATTATTATAAAGGAAGCCGTCATACTGATGATTGTATGGTTCTTCTTCTACAAGCTGTCACGCTACAACGGCATACCGTTTGTACTGGTAATCATGGGCGTTCTGGTTGGCCTGTATCATTTCATCACCAGCAAGACCGTTGCCGGACGCCAGATATACGCCCTGGGCGGCAACGCCAAGGCGGCAAAGCTTTCCGGTATCAATACTGAGAAAGTGTTCTTCTGGGTATACACCAACATGGGTATCTTAAGTGCCATTGCAGGTATCGTGCTTTCCGCACGTAATGCATCCGCAACCCCCAAGGCCGGAGACGGTTTCGAGATGGATGCCATCGCCTCCTGCTACATCGGCGGCGCGGCCACCAGCGGCGGTATCGGAACCATCATCGGAGCCGTGGTAGGTGCTTTCATCATGGGTATTCTGAACAATGGCATGTCCCTCTATGGATGGTCCACCGATATCCAAAAAATCGTAAAAGGCGCTGTACTTTTAGGTGCAGTTACGGTAGACTTGTTATCAAAGAGGAAAAAAGGATAG
- a CDS encoding GntR family transcriptional regulator, which produces MGTQELKYKEVYNWVLDNINSGALKVGEKLPSENELSGRFGLSRQTVRHAVDILEQQKLVMRVRGSGTYVGGNGKTERQERYMNIAVISTYVDSYIFPPVVRGIERVLSKRGYTTQIAFTGNRVSREQDILNNLIDKDIIDGLIVEPAKSALPNPNLHYYQELKERGIPILFFNSRYPELELPCVSMNDEQVGKKAVEYLIKNGHQNIGGVFKSDDGQGHLRYKGFLSGMLEAGIKVKDANVVWLDTEDFLDLDQWSDYLFHRLEGCTGVVCYNDEVAYVLSGLCEKRGIVIPDQLSIVSVDNSDLATLASVKLTSFPHPMEALGRKAAENMISMIENPYFDGNYLFDSDIIERDSVKVLERPRKEGM; this is translated from the coding sequence ATGGGTACACAGGAGCTGAAATATAAGGAAGTCTATAACTGGGTGTTGGACAACATTAACAGCGGGGCTTTGAAGGTGGGCGAGAAGCTGCCTTCGGAGAATGAACTCAGCGGGCGTTTCGGGCTGAGCCGCCAGACGGTGCGCCATGCCGTGGATATTCTGGAGCAGCAGAAGCTGGTCATGAGGGTGCGGGGAAGCGGTACTTATGTGGGCGGCAACGGCAAGACGGAGCGCCAGGAACGGTACATGAACATCGCTGTAATCAGTACCTATGTGGACAGCTATATTTTCCCTCCTGTGGTGAGAGGAATCGAGAGGGTTCTCTCAAAAAGAGGTTACACCACCCAGATTGCCTTCACCGGCAACCGGGTGAGCAGGGAACAGGACATATTGAATAATCTTATCGACAAAGACATCATAGACGGACTGATTGTGGAGCCGGCCAAAAGCGCTCTCCCCAATCCAAACCTGCATTACTACCAGGAGCTTAAGGAACGGGGAATCCCGATTCTGTTCTTCAACAGCCGGTATCCGGAACTGGAGCTGCCCTGCGTGTCCATGAACGACGAGCAGGTGGGCAAGAAGGCCGTGGAATATCTGATTAAGAACGGTCACCAAAACATCGGAGGCGTGTTCAAAAGCGACGACGGACAGGGGCATTTGAGGTACAAAGGGTTCCTGTCAGGCATGCTGGAGGCGGGAATCAAGGTAAAGGATGCCAATGTGGTATGGCTGGACACGGAAGATTTCCTGGACCTGGACCAGTGGTCGGATTACCTGTTCCACAGGCTGGAGGGCTGTACGGGAGTGGTGTGCTACAACGATGAGGTGGCGTATGTGCTGTCAGGTCTCTGCGAGAAGCGGGGCATTGTCATACCGGACCAGCTGTCCATTGTCAGCGTTGATAATTCGGACCTGGCAACCCTGGCCAGCGTAAAGCTTACCTCCTTCCCCCACCCCATGGAGGCCCTGGGCAGGAAAGCTGCAGAGAACATGATAAGTATGATTGAGAATCCCTACTTTGACGGTAACTATCTGTTTGATTCGGATATTATTGAACGGGATTCCGTAAAGGTCCTGGAACGGCCGCGTAAGGAGGGAATGTAA
- a CDS encoding MFS transporter: MEQQFAGWRKKYFTIWTGQGISTLTSSIVQMAIIWYITGRTKSAAVLSFATLAGFLPQAVLGMFIGVLIDRHDRKKIMICSDLVMTSACVALAVSGIWGDIPIWMIFIVLFIRSIGNAFYAPSLQAIMPSIIPKDQLTKYAGYSQSFESASMIASPAIAAVLYSVFPLKVILMLDVLGAIFAVATLTAVDIPAISREDKDKTNLLGEVKEGYGVMRSVPGMRELLVIGALYAVIYFSIGTLYPLITMSYFNGGVRESGLVETVFAVGTLVGSVSLGIWGGRIDKIKAIAGSIGIYGAGTLVTGLLPPNGFYVFVFLSFFMGVSVPFYFGVQTSIYQIKIQGEYLGRALSLSSSISMVAMPLGLVLSGALAGPLGIENWFLISGGAALVIAVLALTLPALRHCMDG, from the coding sequence ATGGAACAGCAGTTTGCGGGATGGAGAAAGAAGTATTTTACAATTTGGACCGGCCAGGGAATATCAACCCTGACCAGCTCCATCGTACAAATGGCAATCATATGGTATATAACCGGAAGAACAAAGTCAGCGGCAGTCCTTTCCTTTGCAACGCTGGCGGGGTTCCTGCCCCAGGCAGTGCTTGGAATGTTCATCGGCGTACTGATTGACCGGCATGACAGGAAGAAAATCATGATATGTTCGGACCTGGTGATGACCTCAGCCTGTGTGGCGCTGGCTGTTTCGGGAATCTGGGGAGACATTCCGATTTGGATGATTTTCATTGTATTATTTATCCGAAGCATTGGCAATGCATTTTACGCCCCGTCCCTTCAGGCCATCATGCCGTCCATCATACCAAAGGACCAGCTGACAAAATACGCCGGGTATTCGCAGAGCTTTGAATCTGCGTCCATGATAGCCAGTCCTGCCATTGCGGCTGTATTGTACAGCGTGTTTCCGCTGAAAGTTATCCTGATGCTGGATGTGTTAGGAGCGATTTTTGCAGTGGCAACCCTGACAGCAGTGGATATACCAGCGATTTCCAGGGAAGATAAGGACAAGACAAATCTCCTGGGGGAGGTTAAGGAGGGGTACGGCGTCATGCGCAGTGTGCCCGGAATGCGGGAGCTTCTGGTGATTGGCGCATTGTATGCAGTCATATATTTCTCCATAGGAACCCTGTATCCGCTGATTACCATGTCCTACTTTAACGGCGGCGTCAGGGAATCGGGGCTGGTGGAGACTGTTTTTGCAGTGGGTACCCTGGTTGGCTCTGTTTCCCTGGGGATATGGGGAGGACGGATAGACAAGATAAAGGCAATCGCCGGGTCCATAGGCATATATGGAGCCGGGACCCTGGTAACCGGTCTGCTGCCTCCAAACGGTTTTTATGTCTTTGTATTCCTGTCATTTTTCATGGGAGTCTCTGTACCCTTTTATTTTGGGGTACAGACATCTATTTATCAGATTAAAATTCAGGGAGAATACCTGGGCAGGGCGCTGTCATTGTCCAGCAGCATCAGCATGGTGGCAATGCCCCTGGGACTGGTGCTGTCAGGAGCCCTGGCCGGTCCGCTGGGAATCGAGAACTGGTTTCTGATATCCGGCGGGGCAGCCTTGGTGATTGCGGTGTTAGCCTTAACTCTGCCTGCTTTGCGGCACTGTATGGACGGATGA
- a CDS encoding response regulator transcription factor, translated as MFQILVAEDDKNTRRLMEAVLKEHGYHPILACDGLEALKLLDTHHVDLVILDIMMPGMDGYELTRQLRATDYTLPILMVTAKQLPEDKRKGFIVGTDDYMTKPVDEEEMILRIRALLRRAQIVNERRITIGDVCLDYDSLTVSRGNESQTLPRKEFYLLYKLLSYPGKIFTRIQLMDEIWGMESQSDDNTINVHINRLRKRFEDYPEFTIETIRGLGYKAVKNL; from the coding sequence ATGTTTCAGATACTGGTTGCGGAAGATGACAAGAATACCCGAAGGCTGATGGAAGCTGTACTGAAGGAACACGGCTACCATCCCATCCTGGCATGCGACGGACTGGAAGCCTTGAAATTATTAGATACCCACCATGTGGACCTGGTTATCCTGGACATCATGATGCCAGGCATGGATGGCTACGAGCTCACCAGACAGCTGAGGGCAACAGATTACACCCTGCCCATTCTCATGGTCACTGCCAAGCAGCTGCCGGAGGACAAACGGAAGGGGTTCATTGTAGGAACAGACGATTATATGACAAAGCCTGTGGATGAGGAGGAAATGATTCTGCGCATCCGGGCATTGCTGCGCAGGGCTCAGATTGTGAACGAACGGCGCATCACCATCGGTGATGTGTGCCTGGACTACGACTCCCTGACCGTAAGCCGCGGGAATGAAAGCCAGACTCTCCCCCGCAAGGAATTCTATCTTCTGTATAAGCTCCTGTCCTATCCCGGCAAGATCTTCACCCGCATCCAGCTCATGGATGAGATATGGGGCATGGAATCCCAGTCGGACGACAATACCATCAATGTACACATTAACCGGCTCCGGAAGCGTTTTGAGGATTACCCTGAGTTTACCATCGAAACCATACGCGGTCTGGGCTACAAGGCGGTGAAAAATCTATGA
- a CDS encoding MGMT family protein → MDFYKRVGITVRAVPEGKVATYGQIALLCGKPKNARQVGYALNRGLAGEVPAHRVVNSQGYLTGAASFEHPDLQRMLLEEEEVLVSAEGRADMKRDGWKNTLEDALRLKEMFEREGI, encoded by the coding sequence ATGGATTTTTATAAAAGGGTGGGGATTACAGTGAGGGCGGTACCGGAAGGAAAGGTGGCCACCTATGGTCAAATCGCCCTGCTCTGCGGAAAACCGAAAAACGCAAGACAGGTGGGATATGCGCTGAACCGCGGTCTGGCCGGAGAAGTTCCGGCCCACCGTGTAGTCAACAGCCAGGGATATCTGACCGGCGCAGCGTCCTTTGAACACCCGGACCTGCAGAGAATGCTTCTGGAGGAGGAAGAGGTCCTGGTATCGGCGGAGGGACGTGCGGATATGAAACGGGATGGCTGGAAGAATACGCTGGAGGACGCGCTCAGACTGAAGGAGATGTTTGAGCGGGAGGGGATATGA
- a CDS encoding L-ribulose-5-phosphate 4-epimerase, translating into MLEELKQKVYEANMELPRRGLITYTWGNVSGIDREKGLFVIKPSGVDYDVLKPSDMVVMDLEGNKVEGEMNPSSDTATHVELYNGFKEIGGIVHTHSPHATAWAQAGRALPCYGTTHADYFYGEIPCARNLTAEEIEEGYEKNTGKVIIETFQGKNPVYIPAVLCKNHGPFTWGRDAAEAVHNAVVLEEIARMNFMTELINPQAGPAPQCMQDKHFMRKHGPNAYYGQGK; encoded by the coding sequence ATGTTAGAAGAACTGAAGCAAAAGGTATATGAAGCCAATATGGAGCTGCCCCGCAGGGGCCTTATCACCTACACCTGGGGAAATGTCAGCGGCATTGACCGGGAAAAGGGACTGTTTGTCATAAAGCCCAGCGGGGTGGATTACGATGTGTTAAAGCCATCTGATATGGTGGTTATGGATCTGGAGGGCAATAAGGTGGAGGGGGAGATGAACCCTTCCTCTGACACCGCCACCCATGTGGAGCTGTACAATGGGTTTAAGGAGATTGGCGGTATTGTCCATACCCATTCCCCACACGCAACGGCCTGGGCACAGGCGGGCAGGGCTCTTCCCTGCTACGGCACCACCCATGCGGACTATTTTTACGGTGAGATTCCCTGCGCCAGGAACCTGACGGCAGAGGAAATCGAGGAAGGCTACGAGAAAAATACGGGAAAGGTCATCATTGAGACCTTCCAGGGGAAAAACCCTGTTTACATTCCGGCTGTGCTGTGTAAAAACCATGGCCCCTTTACATGGGGCAGGGACGCGGCTGAGGCTGTCCATAATGCCGTTGTGCTGGAGGAGATTGCCAGAATGAATTTCATGACAGAACTCATCAATCCCCAGGCAGGACCGGCTCCCCAGTGTATGCAGGATAAGCATTTCATGCGCAAGCATGGGCCAAATGCTTATTATGGACAGGGGAAGTAA
- a CDS encoding xylulokinase, giving the protein MSLDINKIKEQIEHGNTSLGIELGSTRIKAVLIGEDHTPIASGSHDWENRYVDHIWTYTLDDIWNGVRDCYGKMAEDVKKTYGITLTTIGSIGFSAMMHGYMAFNKEGELLVPFRTWRNTITGPAAGKLTEVFRYNIPQRWSIAHLYQAILNKEEHVKDIDYLITLEGYVHWKLTGRRVLGIGDVAGMFPVDIHARDFDQKRVEQFDQLVAGENFPWKLRDILPKALVAGEDAGVLTEEGAKLLDASGNLKAGIPMCPPEGDAGTGMAATNSVAVRTGNVSAGTSVFAMVVLEKELEHVYPEIDLVTTPAGDMVAMVHCNNCTSDLNAWVNLFKEFSEAMGMKADMSQLFGTLYSKALEGDSDCGGLLAYNYFSGEHITHFEEGRPLFVRTPDSRFNLANFMRVHLYTSLGALKTGMDILLKKEHVKVDSILGHGGLFKTKGVGQRILAGAMNAPVSVMETAGEGGAWGIALLASYMRCRGEGETLDAYLAHKVFAGDKGTRMEPVKEDVEGFEAFMKRYAEGLAIEKAAVEHMKD; this is encoded by the coding sequence ATGAGTTTAGATATAAATAAGATAAAAGAACAGATTGAGCATGGAAATACTTCCCTGGGCATAGAGCTGGGCTCCACCAGGATTAAGGCGGTCCTTATCGGTGAGGACCACACACCCATTGCCTCCGGCAGCCATGATTGGGAAAACAGGTACGTGGACCACATCTGGACCTATACCCTGGACGACATCTGGAACGGCGTCCGGGACTGCTACGGCAAAATGGCTGAGGATGTGAAGAAAACCTACGGCATCACCCTGACCACCATTGGTTCCATTGGATTTTCGGCCATGATGCACGGTTATATGGCGTTTAATAAAGAAGGTGAACTTCTGGTGCCCTTCCGCACCTGGAGAAATACCATCACAGGCCCTGCCGCCGGGAAGCTGACAGAGGTATTCAGGTACAACATTCCCCAGAGATGGAGCATTGCTCATTTGTACCAGGCCATTCTCAATAAGGAAGAGCATGTGAAGGATATCGACTACCTCATTACGCTGGAGGGATATGTGCACTGGAAGCTGACAGGCAGACGTGTTCTGGGTATCGGTGATGTGGCGGGCATGTTCCCGGTGGATATCCATGCCAGGGATTTTGACCAGAAGCGTGTGGAGCAGTTTGACCAACTGGTGGCAGGGGAGAATTTCCCGTGGAAGCTGCGGGACATCCTGCCGAAGGCCCTGGTGGCGGGAGAGGACGCAGGCGTCCTGACGGAAGAAGGCGCAAAGCTTCTTGACGCGTCCGGAAACCTGAAAGCAGGCATTCCCATGTGTCCGCCTGAGGGCGACGCGGGCACCGGCATGGCGGCCACCAACAGCGTGGCTGTCCGCACCGGCAATGTGTCTGCCGGCACCAGCGTGTTTGCCATGGTGGTGCTGGAGAAGGAGCTGGAACACGTATATCCGGAGATTGACCTGGTGACCACGCCGGCAGGCGATATGGTAGCCATGGTGCACTGCAATAACTGCACATCGGACCTGAACGCATGGGTGAACCTGTTTAAGGAGTTCTCAGAGGCCATGGGCATGAAGGCGGACATGAGCCAGCTCTTTGGAACCCTTTACAGCAAGGCTCTGGAGGGAGATTCCGACTGCGGCGGCCTGCTGGCGTACAACTATTTCTCAGGGGAGCACATCACCCACTTTGAGGAAGGCCGTCCCCTGTTTGTGCGCACACCGGACAGCCGGTTTAACCTGGCGAATTTCATGAGAGTACACCTGTACACCTCCCTGGGCGCTCTTAAGACAGGTATGGATATCCTGCTTAAGAAGGAGCATGTGAAGGTGGACAGCATTCTGGGCCACGGCGGACTCTTTAAGACAAAGGGCGTGGGCCAGAGAATCCTGGCAGGAGCCATGAACGCGCCGGTATCTGTCATGGAGACAGCCGGGGAAGGCGGCGCCTGGGGCATTGCGCTGCTGGCCTCTTACATGCGGTGCAGGGGAGAAGGCGAGACCCTGGACGCTTACCTGGCCCACAAGGTTTTTGCCGGTGACAAGGGAACCAGAATGGAGCCTGTGAAGGAGGATGTGGAAGGATTCGAGGCATTCATGAAGCGGTATGCGGAGGGCCTTGCCATTGAGAAGGCTGCTGTGGAGCATATGAAGGATTGA
- the araA gene encoding L-arabinose isomerase yields MIAVKNYKFWFCTGSQDLYGDECLAHVAEHSGIIVDSLNKSGILPYEVVLKPTLITNELIRRTFNEANADEECAGVITWMHTFSPAKSWILGLQEYRKPLMHFHTQFNQEIPYDSIDMDFMNENQSAHGDREYGHMVTRMGIERKVIVGHWRDEKVVGRIAAWMRTAVGIMESSHVRVARFADNMRNVAVTEGDKVEAQMKFGWEVDAYPVNELAEYVKAVPKGDITALVDEYYSKYTILLEGREPEEFKRHVAVQAQIEAGLEKFLLEKDYHAIVTHFGDLGELQQLPGLAIQRLMEKGYGFGAEGDWKTAAMVRLMKIMTQGMKDAKGTSFMEDYTYNLVPGKEGILEAHMLEVCPTIADGEISIKACPLSMGDREDPARLVFTSKTGRGIATSLVDLGTRFRLIINDVECKKTEKPMPKLPVATAFWTPEPNLATGAESWILAGGAHHTAFSYDLTAEQMGDWADAMGIETVYIDKDTTIRGLKNELRWNAAAYR; encoded by the coding sequence ATGATAGCAGTAAAGAATTATAAGTTCTGGTTCTGTACAGGTTCACAGGATCTCTATGGAGATGAGTGCCTGGCGCATGTGGCGGAGCATTCGGGAATCATTGTGGACAGTCTTAATAAATCAGGCATCCTGCCCTATGAGGTGGTGTTAAAGCCCACACTTATTACCAATGAGCTGATCCGCAGGACCTTCAACGAGGCAAATGCGGATGAGGAGTGCGCGGGCGTCATCACCTGGATGCATACATTTTCACCGGCCAAGTCCTGGATTCTGGGACTGCAGGAATACAGAAAGCCCCTGATGCATTTCCATACACAGTTCAACCAGGAGATTCCCTACGATTCCATTGACATGGATTTCATGAATGAGAACCAGTCCGCCCATGGAGACAGGGAATACGGCCATATGGTAACCCGCATGGGTATTGAGAGAAAGGTTATTGTGGGCCACTGGAGAGATGAAAAGGTGGTGGGCCGCATAGCAGCCTGGATGCGCACCGCGGTAGGCATCATGGAGAGCAGCCATGTAAGGGTGGCGAGATTTGCGGACAACATGAGGAATGTGGCTGTCACCGAAGGCGACAAGGTGGAGGCCCAGATGAAGTTCGGCTGGGAAGTGGACGCCTATCCGGTCAATGAGCTGGCCGAATATGTGAAGGCTGTGCCAAAGGGAGATATCACGGCATTGGTGGACGAGTATTACAGCAAGTACACTATCTTGCTGGAGGGCAGGGAGCCGGAGGAATTTAAGCGCCATGTGGCGGTACAGGCCCAGATTGAGGCTGGCCTTGAGAAGTTCCTGCTGGAGAAGGATTACCACGCCATCGTCACCCACTTTGGGGATTTGGGAGAGCTGCAGCAGCTTCCGGGCCTGGCTATCCAGCGTCTCATGGAAAAGGGATACGGATTCGGCGCAGAGGGCGACTGGAAGACGGCTGCCATGGTCAGGCTGATGAAGATTATGACCCAGGGCATGAAGGACGCCAAGGGAACCTCTTTCATGGAAGATTATACATACAACCTAGTGCCCGGCAAGGAAGGAATCCTGGAAGCCCATATGCTGGAGGTGTGCCCCACCATTGCGGACGGGGAAATCAGCATCAAAGCCTGCCCGCTGTCCATGGGCGACAGGGAGGACCCGGCCCGGCTTGTATTCACATCCAAGACAGGTCGCGGTATCGCCACATCCTTAGTGGATCTCGGCACAAGGTTCCGCCTGATTATCAACGATGTGGAATGCAAAAAGACAGAAAAGCCGATGCCCAAGCTTCCGGTGGCAACCGCATTCTGGACGCCGGAGCCCAACCTGGCAACCGGGGCTGAAAGCTGGATTCTGGCAGGAGGCGCCCACCATACTGCATTCTCCTATGACCTGACGGCAGAGCAGATGGGAGACTGGGCAGACGCCATGGGCATTGAAACGGTCTATATTGACAAGGATACCACCATCCGCGGGCTTAAGAACGAGCTCCGCTGGAATGCGGCGGCTTATAGGTAG